CAAGTCCAATAGCATTCTAATATGAACAGGAGGATTTTCAATGGAAATCAAACGCGTATTAGTGATTGGCGCTGGCCAAATGGGCAGTGGTATTGCACAGGTTATGGCACAGCATGGGTTAGATGTTGTTTTGCGTGATATAAAAGATGAATTTGTACAAAAAGGGTTAAAAGGGATTGATAAGAATCTTAGTAAGTTAGTTGA
Above is a window of Pelorhabdus rhamnosifermentans DNA encoding:
- a CDS encoding 3-hydroxyacyl-CoA dehydrogenase NAD-binding domain-containing protein, which codes for MEIKRVLVIGAGQMGSGIAQVMAQHGLDVVLRDIKDEFVQKGLKGIDKNLSKLV